In Candidatus Thorarchaeota archaeon, the sequence AGTCCTCGTTCTTGCAGGAGAGTCTGGTTGTGGAAAGACAACCGCTGGACGAACTATTCTGCACCTTGATGAACCCACCGACGGCGAAATCATTTACGCCGGTCAGAAACTCTCTGGCCTCGATCGGAACGAAATGAAAGAACTGCGGAAGAGACTTCAAATTACTTTCCAAGACCCGTACGAGAGCCTAAATCCAAAGCAAAATGTGTACAGTATAGTAAAGGAACCACTTGAAGTACATAATGTGCCTCTGACACCCAGCCAAAAGAGAGAGCGAGTGCTTGATGCACTTGAGAGCGTGGCCATGACGCCCGCTACAGACTTTATTGACAGGTTCCCACACGAGCTTTCAGGAGGACAGCGTCAGCGTGTCTCTGTAGCAAGAGCACTTATTCTGCATCCAGACTTCATGGTTGCAGACGAGCCAGTATCCATGCTTGATGTGTCCATTCGTGCAGAGATTCTCAATCTGTTACTCAACTTGAGAGAAGAAATGGGACTGACGTACCTGTTTATCACCCACGACCTTGCTGTTGCAACATACATCGCAGACAGGATTGCAATCATGTACCTTGGGAAGATTATGGAGATAGGACCTGCCCATGATGTTGCCTTTGAGCCAATGCATCCATACACCAAGGCGCTAATTTCTGCAGTTCCAACAGGAGATCCAACAGTCAAGAAGCGAGTAGAGTCCCTCAAGGGAGAGCCACCAAGCCCAATCAATGTTCCCTCAGGATGCAGATTCCACCCTCGGTGTCCGTACGCCGAAGAAATCTGCACCAAAGAAATTCCTGAAGAGAGAGAAATGGGCGAAGATCACTATGTAGCCTGCCACTTTGCAGGAGAGCTTTGGTAGATAACCAAGCTTGTAACCAAGCGACAGGAGAAAATATTCCCGGTATCCGTGGTAGTGAGGGTGGAGGGTAGGTTTTGTCAGTGTCAGAAGATTTGAAGCGAGGTACAATTCTCCGAGCGATCAAAAAGTGTCTTTCCGACAGTTATGGTCATTTTCAAGAAGCAATGGATATCCTTGATGAGATTGGGAGGGGATCACTTGGCGCCAGTGTCACACCACTTGTTGGTGGCTACGCCATGAAGGATCCAAAGGAAATCTACAGGAAAGCTCTCATAGAAGTTGACGCAGGAGAAAAGGCTCTCCGTCCACTTGCAAAACGGTTCCAGGAAGGTATCGTGAATTCCAGTCACTTCAAAGATGATGAAGCACTAATTTTACTCAAGGATGTTGTGGAGTACGACTATGATATCCTCGTTGATAAACTTGCTAAACGACGGAGTCGAGAAAGCGTCTGGTACAGACTCGATGAAATAAGTAAGAAGATACGGAGGGTTTTTGGACAGATAAGCGATACTTCACCATCATAGAGAGTTGTATGAATTCTTATTTTTGCGCATTCCATAGTCAATCATTGGTAATTTATCGTAAAGGGATTCGACAATTCACTTTATCAATGCCAAAGCTATAATAAGGACAATCCCCGGGGGTTTTTAGTAACAAGAAGCATCTTACTATGAAATGATATATGCTGATAAAACTGCTCACGCTTGGTTGTCACAAGAATCGCAATGAATACGCATCATTGATGCAAGGACGTGGAAATGGATGTTTGTATATGAACTCATAACACACCCAGTAGTCTCGGGTCTACTACTCATGGGCTTGATTGGTCTACTGAGTTACAAGTTGGGTTTTGTTGACGTATCAGGATTGATCAGCGCTTTCGTTGTTGGATTTACAGTATGGTATACTGGTGGTCCAGCCCTGTTCTCGATACTGCTCTTCTTCTTTGTTAGTTCTGGATTGGCAACCAAATTCAAGTACAAGACTAAGGCAAAGAAAGGTGTTGCCCAGGAATCGAAAGGGAAACGGTCATACAGGAATGTCCTAGCAAGTGGCATCATTCCGATGTTCTTCTCAATCAGCATGTACGTATCCCCTCTTGTTGGAGTTAATCCGTATTG encodes:
- a CDS encoding ATP-binding cassette domain-containing protein, which codes for MSIEQVETQLETDEIRKGEPLIQIRNMKKWFPVNTGFLSSLLYKQELYVKAVDGVTFDIKKGEVLVLAGESGCGKTTAGRTILHLDEPTDGEIIYAGQKLSGLDRNEMKELRKRLQITFQDPYESLNPKQNVYSIVKEPLEVHNVPLTPSQKRERVLDALESVAMTPATDFIDRFPHELSGGQRQRVSVARALILHPDFMVADEPVSMLDVSIRAEILNLLLNLREEMGLTYLFITHDLAVATYIADRIAIMYLGKIMEIGPAHDVAFEPMHPYTKALISAVPTGDPTVKKRVESLKGEPPSPINVPSGCRFHPRCPYAEEICTKEIPEEREMGEDHYVACHFAGELW